The Candidatus Nitrosopumilus sp. SW genomic sequence ATGAAACATTAATGGCCCAAACCCCTACACCGATTAGGATCACTCCAATAATTTTTGTAAATTTCATCCAATCCCACTCAATTAGTAAATGTGTGATAGACAAACCATGTAACTTTTGTTAAAGTTTAGCATTAAATTACTAGTGTTCTAAATCAATTTATGCCTAATTTTGCTCAGATGTTAAAGACACGAGAGCCCACTCTGCTTGATAGAGAAGATGGGCATTGGTACCAAACAAAATTCGATAAAATCTATCCTTCAATAAACACAATCTTGTCTGCAACTGCTCCTGAAGAAAAGAAAAACGGTCTTGCTTCCTGGAAGGAAAATGAACCTGCTCATGAATATATCACAACACAATCTCAACACATTGGTACCCAATCACATCAAATAATTGAAGATTATTTGAGTAGTAAACTGAACTTGGAAGAATTTGATTTACTTCCTATTGCTCACTTTCATAATCTAAAACCATACTTGGAAAATATCTCTGATGTTACATGTATCGAACAAAGAATGTATTCCGATAAACTGAAGGTTGCTGGAACTAGTGATCTCATTGCAAGGTACAATGGTGAATTATCCATTATTGATTACAAGACAAAAAGAAAACCCCAAGTTGATGAATACATGTATGAATATTATTTACAAACTACCTGCTATGCTCAAATGTTCCATGAAGTTACAGGACAAAAAATTAACCA encodes the following:
- a CDS encoding PD-(D/E)XK nuclease family protein encodes the protein MPNFAQMLKTREPTLLDREDGHWYQTKFDKIYPSINTILSATAPEEKKNGLASWKENEPAHEYITTQSQHIGTQSHQIIEDYLSSKLNLEEFDLLPIAHFHNLKPYLENISDVTCIEQRMYSDKLKVAGTSDLIARYNGELSIIDYKTKRKPQVDEYMYEYYLQTTCYAQMFHEVTGQKINQVVILVSSEKNTRQEFVKHCDDYLEPLHERLEKYYLNNEVMS